The following proteins come from a genomic window of Micromonospora echinofusca:
- a CDS encoding DUF3105 domain-containing protein, which produces MPDAIDREARATRWVAGLMALLGVGLAGWVAAPIARQRLAPPPPIASFGVPEAAAGCDPELTDPVSGKGVHVGRGARVAYLTVPPSSGPHYELPAPLRRFYLAGDRPPVEVLVHNLEHGYTVVWYSADLPVPQVEALRGLAARLGADERTAKFVAAPWDASYGRFPPGRRVGISRWGATAGYRLLCGSVSGAVIERFLAAHPATDSPEPEGA; this is translated from the coding sequence ATGCCTGACGCGATCGACCGGGAGGCGCGGGCGACGCGGTGGGTGGCGGGGCTGATGGCGCTGCTGGGCGTCGGCCTGGCGGGCTGGGTGGCGGCGCCGATCGCGCGGCAGCGGCTGGCTCCGCCCCCGCCGATCGCGTCGTTCGGGGTGCCCGAGGCGGCGGCCGGCTGCGATCCGGAGCTGACGGACCCGGTGTCGGGCAAGGGCGTCCACGTCGGGCGGGGCGCCCGCGTCGCCTACCTCACCGTGCCGCCGTCGTCGGGGCCGCACTACGAACTGCCCGCGCCGCTGCGCCGGTTCTACCTGGCCGGCGACCGGCCCCCGGTGGAGGTGCTGGTGCACAACCTGGAGCACGGCTACACGGTGGTGTGGTACTCCGCCGACCTGCCGGTGCCCCAGGTGGAGGCCCTGCGCGGCCTGGCCGCCCGGCTCGGCGCCGACGAGCGGACCGCCAAGTTCGTCGCCGCGCCGTGGGACGCCTCCTACGGCCGGTTCCCGCCGGGGCGCCGCGTCGGCATCAGCCGCTGGGGCGCCACCGCCGGCTACCGCCTGCTGTGCGGGTCGGTCAGCGGCGCCGTCATCGAGCGCT